One segment of Pyricularia oryzae 70-15 chromosome 3, whole genome shotgun sequence DNA contains the following:
- a CDS encoding mannan endo-1,4-beta-mannosidase 1: protein MMNLSNLLAVLLVGAGVSALTLPQARSPAPAESSRQQQQQQQQQQQQQQARSVPAGFATTNGTRFTIDGETQYLVGTNAYWLPFLTNNADVDLALDQMAASGIKILRTWGFNDVTSIPTDPNTVWFQYLSASGSIINEGPNGLQRLDYIVAGAEKRGLKLIIPFVNNWQDYGGVPAYEAAFGRGSSTWFKHEPAQAQYQAYVKAVVSRYAASPAIFSWQLANEPRCFLCSTDDIFNWATKTSELVKSLDPNHLVSIGDEGQGLTGDVWTPYWLVFGTDFWRNLQIKTIDFGTFHMYPTTWGAPVSFAYNWIKSHGSKCVDAGKPCYMEEYGVPPSKGHCEVESQWQKWALETKGIAGDGFWQMGTRLSTGLTHDDTFTIYHDTDEWTCLVTDHVARAKNAS from the exons ATGATGAATCTTTCCAACTTGTTGGCCGTCTTGCTTGTCGGCGCTGGGGTGTCAGCATTGACCTTGCCCCAGGCTCGCAGCCCTGCCCCGGCCGAGTCGTcacggcagcaacagcaacagcagcagcagcagcagcagcagcagcaagcgCGATCTGTGCCGGCTGGCTTCGCCACGACCAACGGCACCCGATTCACCATCGACGGGGAAACGCAGTACCTGGTGGGCACCAACGCGTACTGGCTCCCGTTCCTCACCAACAATGCCGATGTGGACCTCGCCCTGGACCAGATGGCGGCGTCGGGCATCAAGATCCTGCGCACGTGGGGCTTCAACGACGTGACCAGCATCCCGACGGACCCCAACACGGTCTGGTTCCAGTACCTGTCGGCCTCGGGATCCATCATCAACGAGGGGCCCAACGGCCTGCAGCGCCTCGACTACATCGTCGCCGGCGCCGAGAAGCGCGGCCTCAAGCTCATCATCCCCTTTGTCAACAACTGGCAGGACTACGGCGGCGTGCCCGCCTACGAGGCCGCCTTTGGCAGGGGCTCGTCGACCTGGTTCAAGCACGAGCCCGCCCAGGCCCAGTACCAGGCCTACGTCAAGGCCGTCGTCTCGCGCTACGCCGCGTCGCCCGCCATCTTCTCCTGGCAGCTGGCCAACGAGCCCCGCTGCTTCCTGTGCAGCACCGACGACATCTTCAACTGGGCCACCAAGACCTCCGAGCTGGTCAAGTCGCTCGACCCCAACCATCTCGTCTCCATCGGTGACGAGGGTCAGGGCTTGACGGGGGATGTCTGGACCCCGTACTGGCTCGTCTTTGGCACCGACTTTTGGCGCAACCTGCAGATCAAGACCATTGACTTTGGGACCTTTCACATGTATCCCACTACAT GGGGCGCCCCTGTGAGCTTTGCGTACAACTGGATAAAATCACACGGGTCCAAGTGTGTCGATGCCGGAAAGCCCTGCTACATGGAAGAAT ATGGAGTACCCCCTTCCAAGGGACATTGTGAGGTTGAGAGCCAGTGGCAAAAGTGGGCACTCGAGACCAAGGGCATTGCTGGTGACGGCTTCTGGCAGATGGGCACCCGGCTCAGCACCGGCCTGACACATGACGACACCTTTACCATCTACCATGATACCGACGAGTGGACATGTCTTGTCACTGACCACGTCGCCCGCGCCAAGAATGCATCTTAG
- a CDS encoding O-methyltransferase: MQGPTQQNILLHRLGVGFQSSSREAEALREAGYRNPVAGDLCGFNLAFGYSGTYWDYNQHVDKERDENFEQAMRAVAVNSLCETPNLYPWETLAADGGVIVELGGGMGQASEKILEAFPDAGLCCVVQDKHLVTSEGMHNGRALSLQRHDFFDPQPIRGAAAYLLRHTLYHWADDSCVEILRQIAPVMATHSRILICDQVLQDHSPSLASALYDIDMMTLFNGKARRLSEFRQIFQQADSRFYVHDVKPSQESSTTVIDLRISPDAAA; this comes from the exons ATGCAGGGCCCAACCCAACAAAACATTCTCCTACATCGTCTTGGCGTGGGATTCCAATCCTCCAGCCGGGAAGCCGAGGCTCTCCGCGAGGCTGGTTATCGAAACCCGGTGGCTGGCGACCTCTGCGGGTTCAACCTGGCATTCGGCTACAGCGGAACGTATTGGGACTACAATCAGCACGTCGACAAGGAGCGTGACGAGAACTTTGAACAAGCCATGCGGGCTGTTGCCGTCAACAGTCTCTGCGAGACGCCAAACCTGTACCCGTGGGAAACCTTGGCCGCAGACGGAGGTGTCATAGTTGAgcttggcggcggcatggGTCAGGCCAGCGAAAAGATCTTGGAGGCCTTCCCAGATGCAGGTCTCTGCTGTGTTGTTCAGGACAAGCACCTGGTGACTTCTGAGGGCATGCACAACGGAAGAGCTCTTAGCCTACAGCGGCATGACTTTTTCGACCCTCAGCCAATTAGAG GAGCCGCGGCGTACCTCCTTCGCCACACTCTTTACCACTGGGCTGACGATTCCTGCGTCGAGATACTCCGCCAGATTGCCCCCGTCATGGCCACGCATAGCCGCATCTTGATCTGCGACCAGGTTCTGCAAGACCACTCGCCTTCTCTCGCGTCTGCTCTGTATGACATTGACATGATGACGCTCTTCAACGGCAAGGCGCGAAGGCTCTCCGAGTTCCGTCAGATATTTCAGCAGGCCGACTCGAGGTTTTACGTTCACGACGTAAAGCCGTCGCAGGAATCCTCGACGACGGTGATAGACCTCAGAATCTCGCCCGATGCGGCGGCTTGA
- a CDS encoding fumarylacetoacetate hydrolase, which translates to MTKVVTVFVCRDSYKPVTALAGPNDDLIIPRASWEKGALDYEAELVIVIGKEASRVSEAQALDYVYGYTVGNDFSNRTWQLDKTLSGGQWCFSKSFDASAPIGPAIVSKEALGDAANLSIRANLNGETMQDSNTGQMIFGAAKLVSFLSQAMTLLPGTLIFTGTPAGVGLGRSPQVVVKEGDVTLRTPCSAPPLFGTLKI; encoded by the exons ATGACCAAAGTGGTGACCGTATTTGTTTGTCGAGATAGTTACAAGCCCGTGACGGCCCTGGCAGGACCTAATGATGATCTGATCATTCCCCGCGCCTCGTGGGAGAAGGGGGCTTTGGATTATGAGGCAGAGCTG GTCATCGTGATCGGCAAGGAAGCCTCCAGGGTCTCCGAGGCACAAGCGCTCGACTATGTCTATGGATACACT GTCGGAAACGACTTTTCCAACCGGACCTGGCAGCTCGACAAGACGCTGAGCGGCGGGCAGTGGTGCTTTTCCAAGAGCTTCGACGCCTCGGCTCCCATCGGGCCTGCCATCGTCTCCAAGGAGGCGCTGGGCGATGCGGCAAATCTGTCCATCCGTGCCAACCTCAACGGGGAGACGATGCAGGACAGCAACACGGGCCAGATGATCTTTGGCGCCGCCAAACTCGTGTCGTTCCTCAGTCAGGCCATGACGCTGCTGCCGGGCACACTGATCTTCACGGGGACTCCGGCGGGTGTCGGACTTGGAAGGTCGCCTCAGGTGGTGGTCAAGGAGGGGGacgtaacgttgcgtaccccctgttcggcaccccccctgttcggcaccctgaaaatctaa